Below is a genomic region from Desulfonispora thiosulfatigenes DSM 11270.
ATGACAGTTGAAACTTTAGCAGGTACAATGATACCAGAATTAATTTTAGATAATAATAAGGTTATAAATATTAAGGTTGACATGGGACAACCTATTTTAGAAAGATCCTTAATCCCGATGTTAGGGAATAGTGGACAAGTTATTGAAGAAACAATAATAGTAGAAGGTAAAGAATTCAAAGTAACAGCAGTTAGCATGGGGAATCCTCATTGTATAATATTCGTACCAGATATTAATGAAATAGATATTTATAAATGGGGTCCATTAGTTGAAAGTCATGAACTTTTCCCCAATAAAACTAATGTTGAATTTGTCCAAATAATTAATGAAGAAAAGGTTATTATGCGTGTCTGGGAGAGAGGAGCAGGAATAACTAATGCTTGCGGGACAGGTGCTTGTGCGACTTTAGTTGCAGCTAATCTTTCAGGAAAAACTAGTAAAAAGGCCGAGGTTCAGTTATTAGGAGGTAGCCTTTATATAGAGTGGCTTCTAAATGGACATGTCTTAATGACAGGTTCTGCTACAAACGTGTTTCAGGGGGAATACTTATGATTCATAGTATGACTGGTTATGGTAGAGGAGAAGAAGAGGGGCTAGGTTTAGAATTTGTTGTTGAAGTTAAATCAGTTAACCATCGATATAGTGAAATAGTTATTAAGCAACCAAGACAATATATATTATTAGAAGATTATTTAAGAAAACTAGTACAAAAGTATATAAGTAGAGGACGCGTTGACTTATTTATTAAGGTTAAGGAAATAGATCAAAAGAAATCTCAAATCAAAGTTGACAAAGACCTAGCCATAGATTATTATAATTCTTTAAATGAGCTAGCTAAAGATTTGAAAATTTCTTCTGATGTTAGTATTTATGAGATAGCTTCTTTACCTGAAGTAATTAAAGAAGAAGAAAATGAAACTGATTTAGAACAGGTAAAAAAGGTTATTGAAAAGGCTACTGTGAAGGCATTAGATGGTTTATTAAGCATGAGAGAGGCAGAAGGAAAGACATTATTTGAAGATTTAATTAGCAGAATAAGTAATTTAAAAGATTATCAAGCAAAAATTATAGCGAGAAGCCCAATCATGTTAGATGAATATAGAGAAAGGCTTCGTAAAAGAATAGAAGAGCTTTTAATTGAACAAGTTGATGAAAACAGACTAAATCAAGAAGTGATATTCATGGTTGAAAAAAGCAATGTTACTGAAGAGTTAATTAGATTAGATAGTCATTTTGATCAATTTATAAATACATTGAATTATGAAGGTGCTGTTGGTAGAAAGCTGGACTTTTTGGTTCAGGAAATGAATAGGGAAACTAATACAATAGGATCCAAAGCTAATGATTTGGAAATTGCACATTTAGTAGTAGAAATGAAAACTGAGCTTGAGAAAATAAGAGAACAAATTCAAAATATTGAATAAATATTATATTTTTTTAGTTAATCTTATTAGTTATTGGCATAATATATAGGAGGTTAACATGGATATAAAGCTAATAAATATTGGTTTTGGTAATATCGTTGTAGCAAATAGAATTATAGCCATAATTAGCCCTGAATCTGCACCAATAAAAAGAATTATACAAGAGTCAAGAGATAAAGGTATGTTAGTCGATGCTACGTATGGACGTAGGACTAGAGCGGTTGTGATAACAGATAGTGATCATGTGATTCTATCTGCTGTTCAACCAGAAACTGTTGCCCATCGTTTAGTGGTAAAAGACACACCCGTACATAATGATGAAGATGAGCAATAAAAGGAGCTGTTCGTAATGGATGTAAACGAAGAGGGATTATTAATTATCCTTTCTGGTCCTTCAGGTGCAGGCAAAGGAACCATTTGTAAAAGGCTTTTAAAAGAGATAGATGTTAAATTATCAATTTCAGCCACTACTCGTAAACCAAGAAATGGAGAGGTGCACGGGAAAGAGTACTTTTTTATAACAAAAGAAGAATTTGAAGCAAAATTAGAAGAGAATGAATTTTTAGAGTGGGCAAAGGTATATGATAATTATTATGGAACTCCCAATGAATATGTAGAAGAAATCTTAAATGATGGACATAATTGCATATTAGAGATTGACCCACAAGGAGCTAAAAAGGTTAAAGAAAAAAGACCTGACGCAATTTATTTATTTATAATCCCTCCTTCTATGCAGGAATTAGAAGAACGTTTAAAAGGGAGAGGAACTGAAACAAATATAGAAATTGAAAAAAGATTAGGTAATGTTTGTAATGAAATGGAGTACCTGGGAATCTATGATTATGTTATTGTAAATGATATTGTTGAAAAAGCAGTGGAAAAGGTAAAAGCAATAATTTTGGCAGAAAAGTGTAAAGCAAAAAGAAATAATTATTATATTTTTTAATAGAGGATGATAAAAATGAATAAACCATCTATAGATGTGTTGATGACTAAAGTAGATAGTAAATACTCTTTAGTTGTGGCTACAGCTAAAAGAGCTCGCCTTATTGTTGAACAAGAACCACCACTTATAAAAATCGAATCTACTAAACCAGTTACCATAGCCTTACATGAAATTGCTGGCGATAAAATAAGATACGAAAGAACTAAGACGGGAATTAAATAAATAATATGTTAAAAGATAAAAATATTGTAATAGGAATAACGGGAGGAATAGCTGCTTATAAGTCTTGTGAGATTATTAGTCTAATGAAAAAAAGTGGGGCAAATATTCACTGTGTTATGACAAAAGAAGCTATGCAGTTTATTACTCCTTTAACCCTAAGAACTTTATCTGGTAATGAGGTTATTACAGATTTATTTTCTGAGTCTAAGAATTGGAATGTAGAGCATATATCTTTAGCTAAAATGGCAGATGTTTTTTTAGTTGCACCTGCAACTGCAAACATAATTGGGAAAATAGCAAATGGTATTTGTGATGATTTCCTTACTACAACTATTATGGCTACAAAGGCTAAAGTCGTATTTGCTCCAGCCATGAACGTTAATATGTATGAAAATCCAATTTTAAAGGACAATATAAGTAAGTTGAAACATTTGGGGTATGAGTTTATTGATCCTATCGTAGGGAATCTTGCGTGTGGAGATAGTGGTAAAGGAAAAATGGCTGATCCTAAGGATATAGTGAATTATTTATATAATTTATCTGGAAAAAAACAAGACTTAAAAGGTGTCTCTATTTTAATTACAGCTGGTCCAACAAGGGAGCTTATTGATCCTGTAAGATATATTACAAATCGTAGTTCAGGAAAAATGGGCTATGCAATAGCAAGAGTAGCCAAAGAACGTGGCGCAGATGTTACCTTAATATCAGGGCCGACAAATTTACCTAGACCTGAAGGGATCAAGTTTATTCAAATAGAAACTGCATTAGAAATGTTTACTAAAGTAAAAGAAAATTTTGCTAGTAATAATATTGTAATTAAAGCAGCTGCGGTTGCTGATTATAGACCTAAAAATATTGCCAATCAAAAAATTAAAAAATCTGATGGTGACATGCATATTGAATTAGAACGTAACCCTGATATTTTAGCCTTTCTTGGAGAACAAAAAGGTGATAAAATTCTTGTAGGCTTTGCAGCTGAAACAAATGATTTAACTCAAAATGCGTTAACTAAACTTAAAAAGAAGAATTTAGACCTTATAGTAGCTAATGACGTGAGTCAAGAGGGTGCAGGATTTAACTATGATACAAATAAGGTAACAATTTTTTCTGCCACAAAAGAAACAAATAAGTTGCCGTTAATGAGTAAATTAGATGTTGCCGATAAAATAATAGATGAAGCTGTAACTTTATTAAAAAAGGAGTGAAATTTCCAGTGCGTAAATTATTTACATCTGAATCAGTAACTGAAGGACATCCTGATAAAATTGCCGATCAGATTTCTGATGCAGTATTAGATGCAATTTTTGAACATGATCCAACCGCAAGAGTAGCATGTGAAACAGCTGTTACAACTGGCTTAGTTCTTGTTATGGGGGAAATATCCACATCATGTTATGTAGATATTCCAAAGGTAGTAAGAAATACAATTCGAGAAATTGGTTATGATAGAGCAAAATATGGTTTTGACTGTGATACCTGCGCAGTATTAACAGCTATAGATGAACAATCTGTCGATATTGCTTTAGGTGTAGATATGGCTCTAGAAGCAAGAGAAGGTGAAATGACAGATTCTGAAATTGAATCTTTAGGTGCTGGAGACCAAGGGATGATGTTTGGTTATGCTACCGATGAAACTCCAGAATATATGCCTATGCCAATTAGTTTAGCGCATAAATTAACGAGAAAACTATCTGAAGTAAGAAAAAGTGGCGAATTAAACTATATATTACCAGATGGAAAATCTCAGGTAACTATTGAGTATGATGGGGATAAACCAGTTAGAATCGACACAATTGTAATTTCAACCCAGCATAAGGAAGAGGTTACTTTAGCAACTATTAGAGAAGAAGTAATAGAAAAAGTAGTAAGGCCAGTATTACCTAAAGAGTTCATAGATGAAAATACTCGTTTCTTAATAAATCCTACGGGCAGATTTGTTATTGGTGGACCTCAAGGGGATTCTGGTTTAACAGGAAGAAAAATTATCGTAGACACTTATGGTGGTAAAGCGAAACATGGCGGTGGAGCCTTTTCTGGAAAGGATCCAACAAAGGTAGATAGATCAGCTGCTTATGCTGCTAGATACGTTGCTAAAAACATTGTAGCTGCAGGTCTTGCAAAAAGATGCGAAATTCAATTAGCATATGCAATAGGTGTAGCTGAACCTGTTTCAATCCTAGTAGATACTTTTGGGACAAGTAGTGTATCAGAAGAGAAAATTGTTAGTGCAGTAAAAAATATCTTTGATTTAAGACCTACAGGTATTATTAAAGAATTAGATTTAAGAAAACCAATCTATAAACAAACAGCTGCTTATGGACATTTTGGTAGAACCGATGTTGAATTACCTTGGGAAAAACTAGATAAGGTTGAATTACTAAAAAAAGAAGTTGGGCTTTAGGCTCAATTTCTTTTTGTTTTACAAATTTTTAATTGAAGCAAGTTCTTAATTCAGGTGGAGATTCTTCTACTCCACCTGAATTCTAGAACTGCAAATGCATGACTTAGTTGGCGTTTGACCCCCGCCTAAATAGGCGGGAGACTTACGCCAAGTTAGTCAGGTTAAATATATCTAAAATCACAATAAAAGGAAGAGTTAAATGCAAAACTTAGTTGCAGTTGTAGTTAACTTGCCAAAGCAAAGTGAAAAGCAAATATTGTATTATAAGTTTCCAGAAAAAATGGTGGATATACTTAAAATAGGTTGTAGGGTGCTTGTTCCAGTAGGGAATGCTTTACGAGAAGGTTATGTTGTAGATTTCCCTGAAACGTCTGAGATTAAAAAGCTGAAAGAAATAGCGCAAATATTAGAGGATAAACCACTTATACCTGAAGAATTAATGAAATTAGCCCTTTGGATTAGTAAGTCATATTTAAGTCCTATTCATAAAGTTATTGAGCAAATAATTCCTCCTGCTATGAGAATAGAGCCAGATAGGTGGGTAAGACTTTTAGAAAATAATGAGCTAAGTATTTCTTTAAGTGTTTTAGATGTGAGGGTTGCTAATATCCTTAGTTCTTTAGAGAATGGACCAGTAAAATTAAATTCTTTATTAAGAAAATACGGAGGAGACATAAATAGTAGTTTACAGGATCTCAAGCAAAGAGGCTTAATAGAAATTTTTCTAGACTTTAAGACTAAAGAAACTAATAGCTCTGTTACAATAATTGAAAAGATAGTAAAAAAAGAAGAATATGATAATGTATTAAAAGAATTAAAGAGAGCTCCTATTCAGTTGAAAATACTAAACATTTTAGATACTGTAGGCCAAATAGAACAACAAAAGCTTTTAAAAGAATACTCACTTAATTTGTCTTCAATAAACGCACTCGAAAAAAAAGGCTATATAAGAAAACATAAGCTAAAAAAAGAAAGAACTCCTGAGCTTAATGAGGAATTTCTTAATCATAAAAAGCTTACCTTAAATGATTCTCAGCAAAATGCAGTTAGTTTAATTACGAAGGCCATAAATGAAAATCAGTTGGAGACCTTTTTGTTACATGGCGTAACTGGTAGTGGCAAAACAGAGGTCTATTTAAGGTCTATTATAAATGCCGTTAATCAAGGCAAAGGAGCTTTACTTTTAGTTCCAGAGATATCCCTTACTCATCAAACAATTGGGAGATTTAAAGGAGTTTTGGGTCAGCAGGTAGTAGTTTTACATAGCGGCTTATCTGAGGGTGAAAGATTAGATGCTTGGAATGCCCTAAGGTCAGGTAATGCTAAAGTAGCTATTGGAGTTCGGAGTGCTGTTTTTGCACCTGTACAAAACTTAGGGATTATTATCATTGATGAAGAGCATGAATCTACCTATAAGCAAACCGAACCGGATCCTCGTTATCATACAAGAGATGTAGCAATAGAAAGAATTAGAAACTTAAATGGTGTTTTAATTTTAGGTAGTGCTACGCCTTCTATAGAAACGTATTACAATGCAAAACAAAATAATTATACTTTAATTGAATTAGCTCAAAGGGTTAAAGCAAATCCTTTACCTAAAGTAGAAGTAGTTGATTTGAAAAATGAACTAGAATCAGGAAATAAAAGTATTTTTAGTAGAGTACTTCATCAAAGTATCTCAGACACCCTAGCAAAGGGAGAACAAGTAATATTATTTATGAATAGAAGGGGATATTCTACTTTTGTTCTTTGTAGGGAATGTGGAGAATCTTTAATGTGTAAAAACTGTTCAATAAGTTTAACTTATCATTTTGTAAATTCAGAAATGAGATGCCATTATTGTAACTACAGGGCTAGCGTT
It encodes:
- the dapF gene encoding diaminopimelate epimerase → MKFTKMHGLGNDFILVDAITEQIKEDYSHLSRKICDRHFGIGADGLILVLPSEKEDIKMRIFNPDGSEPEMCGNGLRCFAKFVYEKGIVSKKIMTVETLAGTMIPELILDNNKVINIKVDMGQPILERSLIPMLGNSGQVIEETIIVEGKEFKVTAVSMGNPHCIIFVPDINEIDIYKWGPLVESHELFPNKTNVEFVQIINEEKVIMRVWERGAGITNACGTGACATLVAANLSGKTSKKAEVQLLGGSLYIEWLLNGHVLMTGSATNVFQGEYL
- a CDS encoding YicC/YloC family endoribonuclease, with translation MIHSMTGYGRGEEEGLGLEFVVEVKSVNHRYSEIVIKQPRQYILLEDYLRKLVQKYISRGRVDLFIKVKEIDQKKSQIKVDKDLAIDYYNSLNELAKDLKISSDVSIYEIASLPEVIKEEENETDLEQVKKVIEKATVKALDGLLSMREAEGKTLFEDLISRISNLKDYQAKIIARSPIMLDEYRERLRKRIEELLIEQVDENRLNQEVIFMVEKSNVTEELIRLDSHFDQFINTLNYEGAVGRKLDFLVQEMNRETNTIGSKANDLEIAHLVVEMKTELEKIREQIQNIE
- the remA gene encoding extracellular matrix/biofilm regulator RemA → MDIKLINIGFGNIVVANRIIAIISPESAPIKRIIQESRDKGMLVDATYGRRTRAVVITDSDHVILSAVQPETVAHRLVVKDTPVHNDEDEQ
- the gmk gene encoding guanylate kinase — encoded protein: MDVNEEGLLIILSGPSGAGKGTICKRLLKEIDVKLSISATTRKPRNGEVHGKEYFFITKEEFEAKLEENEFLEWAKVYDNYYGTPNEYVEEILNDGHNCILEIDPQGAKKVKEKRPDAIYLFIIPPSMQELEERLKGRGTETNIEIEKRLGNVCNEMEYLGIYDYVIVNDIVEKAVEKVKAIILAEKCKAKRNNYYIF
- the rpoZ gene encoding DNA-directed RNA polymerase subunit omega — protein: MNKPSIDVLMTKVDSKYSLVVATAKRARLIVEQEPPLIKIESTKPVTIALHEIAGDKIRYERTKTGIK
- the coaBC gene encoding bifunctional phosphopantothenoylcysteine decarboxylase/phosphopantothenate--cysteine ligase CoaBC gives rise to the protein MLKDKNIVIGITGGIAAYKSCEIISLMKKSGANIHCVMTKEAMQFITPLTLRTLSGNEVITDLFSESKNWNVEHISLAKMADVFLVAPATANIIGKIANGICDDFLTTTIMATKAKVVFAPAMNVNMYENPILKDNISKLKHLGYEFIDPIVGNLACGDSGKGKMADPKDIVNYLYNLSGKKQDLKGVSILITAGPTRELIDPVRYITNRSSGKMGYAIARVAKERGADVTLISGPTNLPRPEGIKFIQIETALEMFTKVKENFASNNIVIKAAAVADYRPKNIANQKIKKSDGDMHIELERNPDILAFLGEQKGDKILVGFAAETNDLTQNALTKLKKKNLDLIVANDVSQEGAGFNYDTNKVTIFSATKETNKLPLMSKLDVADKIIDEAVTLLKKE
- the metK gene encoding methionine adenosyltransferase; its protein translation is MRKLFTSESVTEGHPDKIADQISDAVLDAIFEHDPTARVACETAVTTGLVLVMGEISTSCYVDIPKVVRNTIREIGYDRAKYGFDCDTCAVLTAIDEQSVDIALGVDMALEAREGEMTDSEIESLGAGDQGMMFGYATDETPEYMPMPISLAHKLTRKLSEVRKSGELNYILPDGKSQVTIEYDGDKPVRIDTIVISTQHKEEVTLATIREEVIEKVVRPVLPKEFIDENTRFLINPTGRFVIGGPQGDSGLTGRKIIVDTYGGKAKHGGGAFSGKDPTKVDRSAAYAARYVAKNIVAAGLAKRCEIQLAYAIGVAEPVSILVDTFGTSSVSEEKIVSAVKNIFDLRPTGIIKELDLRKPIYKQTAAYGHFGRTDVELPWEKLDKVELLKKEVGL
- the priA gene encoding primosomal protein N' — translated: MQNLVAVVVNLPKQSEKQILYYKFPEKMVDILKIGCRVLVPVGNALREGYVVDFPETSEIKKLKEIAQILEDKPLIPEELMKLALWISKSYLSPIHKVIEQIIPPAMRIEPDRWVRLLENNELSISLSVLDVRVANILSSLENGPVKLNSLLRKYGGDINSSLQDLKQRGLIEIFLDFKTKETNSSVTIIEKIVKKEEYDNVLKELKRAPIQLKILNILDTVGQIEQQKLLKEYSLNLSSINALEKKGYIRKHKLKKERTPELNEEFLNHKKLTLNDSQQNAVSLITKAINENQLETFLLHGVTGSGKTEVYLRSIINAVNQGKGALLLVPEISLTHQTIGRFKGVLGQQVVVLHSGLSEGERLDAWNALRSGNAKVAIGVRSAVFAPVQNLGIIIIDEEHESTYKQTEPDPRYHTRDVAIERIRNLNGVLILGSATPSIETYYNAKQNNYTLIELAQRVKANPLPKVEVVDLKNELESGNKSIFSRVLHQSISDTLAKGEQVILFMNRRGYSTFVLCRECGESLMCKNCSISLTYHFVNSEMRCHYCNYRASVPTKCPHCGSKYIRYFGSGTQQVEVELIKAFPGIKVTRMDVDTTTRKNSHQELLAEFSKGETQVLLGTQMIAKGLDFPNVTLVGVIAADTSLNLPDFRAGEKTFQLITQVAGRTGRGDKIGKVIVQTYNPEHYAIIHAKNHDYKSFYEKEIEQRQIIGYPPFNSLVRIIINGHEEDIVMNLAEKIGLDLKNISKDKIEIFGPAPAPLAKIQNRFRWQIILKANSLDFLRKVAWHEYKKYVNLKEYNQLRIIIDIEPQSIL